From the genome of Syngnathus acus chromosome 24, fSynAcu1.2, whole genome shotgun sequence, one region includes:
- the fermt1 gene encoding fermitin family homolog 1, with translation MITAAEYGETSWELQVHVDQKEGDESMRFKLRVKGDLHIGGLMLMLVEKIKAPQDWSDHALWWEQRKCWLLRTHWTLDKYGIQADADLRYTPQHKSMLLQLPNMKTIQMTVGFSCVVFKAVAEICQTLNIRRPEELSLLQPHDEPSKKKKKRGKNSPLEDIWDIDLVSGGPGGSGPMYSKTMTATYDPENGMPVSATSLWFGENPLADSQPNLPPAELAKLYQPLSLEDKAIRNAGWLDSSRSLMEQDVQENDKLLLRFKYNVFFDLNPKYDAVRITQLYEQARWSILLEEIDCTEEELLMFASLQYHICKLTMSTEPIDHSNEQEIDEVEAALSNLEVTLECGVSDRILEDITDIPELADHLRLFRPKRLTLRPYKEYWFVFKDTTISYYKNKEAAVGEPIEQFHLRGCEIVPDVNVTEKKFGIKLLLPVADGMNEVYIRCDNETQYAKWKAACILASKGKTMAYSSYKSEVRSIQSFLQMKSLAPPPGQAAPDLDAMEMNAECFVSPRYAKKHKTKQLTARILEAHQNIARLSLTDAKMRFIQAWQSLPEFGINYYIVRFRGSKKDEILGISYNRLIRFDMSTCLPVTTWRFANMKQWNVNWEIRQVTIEFDQNVTIAFCCLSCDCKVVHEFIGGYIFLSTRSKDQNETLDEELFHKLTGGQE, from the exons ATGATCACGGCAGCCGAGTATGGCGAGACATCATGGGAGCTGCAGGTGCACGTGGACCAAAAAGAAGGCGACGAGTCCATGCGCTTCAAACTGCGTGTGAAAGGCGACCTGCACATCGGAGGCCTTATGCTGATGCTGGTGGAGAAGATCA AGGCTCCCCAAGACTGGTCGGATCACGCCTTGTGGTGGGAGCAGAGGAAATGCTGGCTGCTCAGGACCCACTGGACCTTGGACAAGTACGGGATTCAG gcTGATGCAGACCTGCGCTACACCCCGCAACACAAAAGTATGCTATTGCAGCTCCCTAACATGAAAACCATTCAAATGACCGTTGGCTTCTCCTGCGTGGTCTTCAAGGCGGTGGCAGAGATCTGTCAAACCCTCA ACATCAGGCGGCCTGAAGAACTGTCCCTGCTCCAGCCTCACGATGAGCCctccaagaaaaagaaaaaaagaggcaaaaacTCCCCATTAGAGGACATCTGGGACATTGATTTAGTCAGCGGCGGGCCGGGAGGCTCAG GTCCCATGTACAGCAAGACCATGACGGCCACCTACGACCCGGAGAACGGGATGCCAGTGTCGGCCACCAGCCTGTGGTTCGGAGAGAACCCCCTCGCCGACTCCCAGCCCAACCTGCCGCCTGCCGAGCTGGCCAAGCTCTACCAGCCGCTATCCCTGGAGGACAAAGCCATCAGAAATGCCGG ATGGTTGGACTCTTCCCGCTCCCTCATGGAGCAGGACGTTCAAGAAAACGACAAGCTGCTGCTGCGCTTTAAGTACAACGTTTTCTTTGACCTCAATCCCAAA TATGACGCCGTGCGGATAACGCAGTTGTACGAGCAGGCTCGCTGGTCCATCCTGCTGGAGGAGATCGACTGTACCGAGGAGGAGCTGCTCATGTTTGCGTCGCTGCAG TATCACATCTGTAAGCTGACCATGTCCACTGAGCCAATCGACCACTCCAATGAGCAGGAAATTGATGAAGTGGAAGCCGCCCTCTCCAACCTGGAGGTGACGCTGGAATGTGGCGTCTCAGACAGAATTCTG GAAGACATTACAGACATTCCAGAACTGGCTGATCACCTCCGCCTTTTCAG ACCAAAAAGGCTGACACTGCGGCCTTACAAAGAGTACTGGTTTGTATTCAAGGACACCACCATCTCCTACTACAAGAACAAGGAGGCCGCCGTGGGGGAACCCATAGAGCAGTTTCACTTACGAG GCTGTGAGATCGTCCCCGACGTCAACGTCACGGAAAAGAAGTTTGGCATCAAGCTCCTTTTACCAGTGGCGGATGGGATGAACGAGGTGTACATCCGATGTGACAAC GAGACGCAATACGCAAAGTGGAAGGCGGCGTGCATCCTGGCCTCCAAGGGCAAGACCATGGCGTACAGCTCGTATAAATCGGAGGTGCGCAGCATTCAGTCCTTCCTGCAGATGAAGAGCTTAGCGCCCCCTCCTGGCCAGGCAGCCCCCGATCTAGATGCCATGGAAATGAACGCAGAGTGTTTCGTGTCGCCACGCTACGCCAAGAAGCACAAGACGAAGCAG CTCACAGCACGTATCCTGGAGGCCCATCAGAACATAGCGCGCCTGTCCCTCACGGATGCCAAGATGCGGTTCATCCAAGCCTGGCAGTCTCTCCCGGAGTTTGGCATCAACTACTATATCGTCAG GTTCAGAGGCAGCAAGAAGGATGAGATCCTCGGCATCTCGTACAATCGCCTGATCCGTTTCGACATGTCCACCTGCCTGCCCGTCACCACCTGGAGGTTTGCCAACATGAAGCAGTGGAACGTCAACTGGGAGATAAGACAA GTGACCATCGAGTTCGACCAGAACGTGACCATAGCGTTCTGCTGCCTTAGCTGCGACTGCAAGGTGGTGCACGAGTTCATCGGTGGCTACATCTTCCTCTCGACGCGATCCAAGGACCAGAATGAGACCCTAGATGAAGAATTGTTCCACAAACTGACGGGAGGACAAGAATGA
- the trmt6 gene encoding tRNA (adenine(58)-N(1))-methyltransferase non-catalytic subunit TRM6, whose translation MANVGDDDSQYKINEGDYVMLKRGEIYKAVQIQSKKKVMFEKQWLFLDNAVGHLYSTTFEIVPGGQVQPVKPQDAPSAGSDAKQAGTDNRNIVDDGKSQKLTRDDIETLKEQGLKGQEIIQQLIDNSSTFRDKTEYAQDKYIKKKKKKYENKLSILKPTCRIMALMYHGREPGKICHLRYDTLAQMLTLANIHAGSKVLVFETCAGLVLGAVMERMGGYGSVIQMYPGGGPVRAGVENFGFPSHFHDTLHDFPICHVNALLAGTLDTSFKDPSAEASNSNAAMEEEPKMEQSKPPEDPANMDTNAGEERTDAERESGRDAKAQLKRVKQEERRKKLAAAVAQLEGMNADGLVIASRFHPCPVLMCLIRFLSPSRPFVVYSQYKEPLIECFTKLKERGGTVNLRLTDTWLRHYQVLPNRTHPKLLMSGGGGYLLSGITVETERSGRSNSEEPVPKKQKLTES comes from the exons ATGGCGAATGTTGGAGACGACGACTCCCAGTATAAAATCAACGAGGGCGACTACGTTATGCTAAAACGTGGGGAGATCTACAAAGCTGTGCAAATACAATCGAAAAA GAAGGTGATGTTTGAGAAGCAGTGGCTCTTCCTGGACAACGCTGTGGGACATCTGTACAGCACCACTTTTGAAATTGTACCCGGTGGACAGGTGCAGCCGGTGAAACCACAAGATGCACCAAGTGCTGGTTCTG ACGCAAAGCAAGCGGGCACGGACAACCGGAACATCGTGGATGACGGCAAGTCGCAGAAGCTGACACGGGATGACATTGAGACACTCAAAGAGCAGGGCTTGAAGGGTCAG GAAATCATCCAGCAGCTCATAGACAACAGCTCCACCTTCAGGGATAAGACGGAATATGCTCAGGACAAGTAcatcaagaagaaaaagaagaa GTACGAGAACAAGCTAAGCATTCTCAAACCGACCTGCCGCATCATGGCGCTCATGTACCACGGACGAGAGCCAGGAAAAATctg TCACTTGCGATACGACACATTGGCGCAGATGCTGACCTTGGCCAACATCCACGCCGGCAGCAAAGTGTTGGTGTTTGAAACGTGTGCTGGCCTCGTGCTGGGGGCTGTCATGGAAAGAATGGGAG GCTACGGATCCGTGATCCAAATGTACCCGGGGGGTGGGCCGGTCCGAGCGGGAGTGGAGAACTTTGGCTTCCCCTCTCACTTCCACGACACGCTGCATGACTTTCCCATCTGCCACGTCAATGCTTTGCTAGCAGGCACGCTGGACACAAGCTTCAAGGACCCCAGTGCTG AGGCATCTAATTCCAACGCGGCCATGGAAGAGGAGCCCAAGATGGAGCAGAGCAAGCCCCCGGAGGACCCAGCAAACATGGACACGAACGCTGGCGAAGAACGCACAGATGCCGAACGCGAAAGCGGCAGGGATGCAAAG GCCCAACTCAAGAGGGTGAAACAGGAGGAGAGGCGTAAGAAGCTCGCGGCGGCAGTGGCCCAGTTAGAAGGCATGAATGCAGACGG ATTGGTCATCGCCTCTCGCTTCCACCCGTGTCCCGTCCTGATGTGCCTGATCAGGTTCTTGTCGCCCTCCAGGCCGTTTGTGGTCTACTCGCAGTATAAGGAG CCGCTCATCGAGTGCTTCACTAAACTGAAGGAGCGAGGCGGTACGGTCAACCTCCGTCTTACTGACACCTGGCTGCGACATTATCAG gtgCTGCCCAATAGGACGCATCCCAAGCTGCTGATGAGCGGCGGTGGCGGTTACCTGCTCTCGGGCATCACCGTGGAGACAGAGCGGTCGGGTCGGAGTAACTCGGAGGAGCCGGTGccaaaaaaacagaaactgACAGAAAGCTGA
- the chgb gene encoding secretogranin-1, giving the protein MTPTPLFLLLGFAFLIGNRALPVGKDGQREDVVTRCLVEVLSKALSQPDSQLDQECKEILRAGIKRVPPDKKSNEEQDKDHVEEPEVKDAEDIQEFLRSVEPNQVTPEGGHNQESWSLEKRHQEDDGEVEEEREKRSSWRPGRFHQKPKRDKEPLGEDEEEDYERSQESWGLDNERDKRKWRPRGYQRRHKRDEELSEEPREEPDEERSQESWGLDGERDKRKWRPRGYQRRHKRDEELSEEPREEADDERSQESWGLDDERDKREWRPGRYHQRRHKRDEELSEEPREEADDERSQESWGLDDERDKREWRPGRYHQRRHKRDEELSEEPREEADDERSQESWGLDDERDKREWRAGRYHQRRHKRDEEFSEDPDDERSQESWDFDTDRYKRDWRPGRYHQRRHKRDEELSEDPDEERSQEYWDFDTDRYKRDWRPGRYHQRRHRRDEELSEDPDEERSQEYWDFDTDRYKRDWRPGRYHQRRHKRDEELSEDPDEERSQESWDFDTNRYKRNWRPGRYHQRRHKRDEELPEEAREEPDEDRSQESWDFGKEKKAWKPWRYYQKKPKRDEELSEEKREESDGERSQEYWSFDKRHDEDDHNNKYHKHGGEELSDDEDLRDDSDNPEEKSEALRYLPDKRNPWIYRGYYHPAWFKRNPEDHEAPNKMDEAAKQLGLKLDQLVKQEASEGAEQARALTPREEKALENLAAMDEEMKKMSAKLHEKK; this is encoded by the exons ATGACACCGACTCCTCTTTTTCTGCTGCTTGGGTTCGCTTTCCTTATAG GGAATCGAGCACTTCCAGTGGGCAAGGATGGCCAAAGAGAAGATGTG GTGACAAGATGTTTGGTGGAGGTTCTATCCAAAGCGCTCTCCCAACCGGACTCCCAACTGGATCAAGAGTGCAAAGAGATTCTCCGAGCAG GAATTAAACGTGTGCCGCCGGATAAGAAGAGCAATGAAGAGCAGGATAAAGATCACGTAGAGGAGCCCGAGGTCAAGGATGCAGAAGACATCCAAGAATTTCTGAGGTCTGTGGAGCCCAATCAGGTGACCCCAGAGGGCGGACACAATCAGGAATCCTGGAGTTTGGAGAAAAGGCACCAGGAAGATGATGGCGAGGTAGAGGAGGAACGGGAGAAGAGAAGCAGCTGGAGGCCAGGACGGTTCCACCAGAAGCCCAAACGCGACAAGGAGCCTTTGggagaagatgaggaagaggacTACGAACGCAGTCAGGAGTCGTGGGGGCTTGACAATGAAAGGGACAAGAGGAAATGGAGGCCTAGGGGATACCAAAGAAGACATAAGAGGGATGAAGAACTGTCAGAGGAACCCAGAGAGGAACCAG ATGAGGAACGCAGTCAGGAATCCTGGGGGCTCGACGGTGAAAGGGACAAGAGGAAATGGAGGCCTAGGGGATATCAAAGGAGACACAAGAGGGATGAAGAACTGTCAGAGGAACCTAGAGAGGAAGCAGATGATGAACGCAGCCAAGAGTCGTGGGGGCTCGACGACGAGAGGGACAAGAGGGAATGGAGGCCTGGGAGATATCACCAAAGAAGACACAAACGTGATGAGGAACTGTCAGAGGAACCTAGAGAGGAAGCAGATGATGAACGCAGTCAAGAGTCGTGGGGGCTCGACGATGAGAGGGACAAGAGGGAATGGAGGCCTGGGAGATATCACCAAAGAAGACACAAACGTGATGAGGAACTGTCAGAGGAACCTAGAGAGGAAGCAGATGATGAACGCAGCCAAGAGTCGTGGGGGCTCGACGACGAACGGGACAAGAGGGAATGGAGGGCCGGGAGATACCATCAGAGGAGACACAAGAGGGACGAAGAATTCTCAGAGGATCCGGATGACGAACGCAGTCAGGAATCCTGGGATTTTGATACTGACCGATACAAGAGGGATTGGAGACCTGGGAGATATCACCAAAGGAGACACAAGCGTGATGAGGAACTGTCAGAGGATCCAGATGAGGAACGTAGCCAGGAATACTGGGATTTTGATACTGACCGATACAAGAGGGACTGGAGACCTGGGAGATACCACCAGAGGAGACACAGGCGGGACGAAGAACTCTCAGAGGATCCAGATGAGGAACGCAGCCAGGAATACTGGGATTTTGATACTGACCGATACAAGAGGGATTGGAGACCTGGCAGATATCACCAGAGGAGACACAAGCGTGATGAAGAACTGTCAGAGGATCCAGATGAGGAACGTAGCCAGGAATCTTGGGATTTTGACACCAATAGATACAAGAGGAACTGGAGACCTGGGAGATACCACCAAAGAAGACACAAGCGGGACGAGGAACTCCCAGAGGAAGCCCGAGAGGAACCCGATGAGGACCGTAGCCAGGAATCCTGGGACTTTGGCAAAGAGAAGAAGGCCTGGAAGCCTTGGAGATACTACCAGAAAAAGCCTAAGCGTGATGAAGAACTCTCcgaggaaaagagagaggaATCAGATGGAGAACGCAGTCAGGAGTACTGGAGCTTTGACAAGAGACATGACGAAGATgaccacaacaacaaatacCACAAGCATGGAGGGGAGGAGCTGTCTGACGACGAAGACCTGAGGGACGATTCTGACAATCCTGAGGAGAAAAGTGAAGCTCTGAG GTACTTGCCTGACAAAAGAAACCCGTGGATCTACAGAGGCTACTACCATCCCGCCTGGTTCAAAAGAAATCCAGAAGACCATGAAGCTCCAAACAAG ATGGACGAGGCGGCCAAACAGCTCGGTCTCAAACTCGACCAGCTCGTCAAACAGGAGGCGTCAGAGGGAGCCGAGCAAGCGAGGGCGCTCACTCCGCGCGAG gagAAAGCACTGGAAAACTTGGCGGCAATGGACGAggagatgaagaaaatgtcCGCCAAGCTGCATGAGAAAAAATGA